A genome region from Platichthys flesus chromosome 12, fPlaFle2.1, whole genome shotgun sequence includes the following:
- the LOC133966703 gene encoding galectin-related protein-like, producing the protein MAVQAEESDGRNVELEHLNESLGNPGLISPDKDLSRVLTVPFSGRIRGGMRPGKKIIVMGIVDQEPESFDLSLTCGRDPEEEKEEEKEEEPPYDVALKLSARFSDRQFLRSARVSGKWTGEEVSTSYFPFIPDQPFRVEIHCEHQRFRIFVDGHSLFDFYHKVKSLPSIDSVRIQGDLQITKLG; encoded by the exons ATGGCGGTGCAGGCAGAGGAGAGCGACGGGAGA AACGTGGAGCTCGAGCACCTGAACGAGTCGCTGGGGAACCCCGGCCTCATCTCACCTGACAAGGATCTGTCTCGAGTCCTG ACGGTGCCGTTCAGCGGCCGCATCCGGGGCGGCATGCGTCCCGGGAAGAAGATCATCGTGATGGGGATCGTGGACCAGGAGCCGGAGAG cttTGACCTGAGCCTGACCTGCGGCCGGGAcccggaggaggagaaggaggaggagaaggaggaggagccaccGTACGACGTGGCCCTGAAGCTCAGCGCCCGCTTCAGCGACCGCCAGTTCCTCCGCAGTGCCCGCGTCTCCGGGAAGTGGACGGGGGAGGAAGTGTCCACTTCCTACTTCCCCTTCATCCCCGACCAGCCCTTCAGG GTGGAGATCCACTGTGAGCACCAGCGCTTCCGGATATTCGTGGACGGACACTCGCTGTTTGACTTTTATCACAAAGTGAAATCTTTGCCGTCTATCGACTCGGTACGGATACAAGGAGATCTACAGATCACCAAGCTCggctaa
- the LOC133966102 gene encoding uncharacterized protein LOC133966102 — translation MFHIQSVVMFHIQSVVMFHIQSVCYVSYTVCGDVPYTVCGYVPYTVCGYVPYTVCGDVPYTVCGDVPYTVCGDVPYTVCGDVPYTVCGDVPYTVCGEVPYTVCGYVPYTVCGYVSYTVCGYVPYTVCGYVPYTVCGDVPYTVCGDVPYTVCGDVPYTVCGDVPYTVCGYVPYTVCGYVPYTVCGDVPYTVCGYVPYTVCGYVPYTVCGDVPYTVCGDVPYTVCGYVPYTVCGYVPYTVCGYVSYTVCGDVPYTVCGDVPYTVCGYDPYTVCGDVPYTVCGDVPYTVCGYVPYTVCGYVPYTVCGYV, via the coding sequence atgttccatatacagtctgtggtgatgttccatatacagtctgtggttatgttccatatacagtctgtgtgttatgtttcatatacagtctgtggtgatgttccatatacagtctgtggttatgttccatatacagtctgtggttatgttccatatacagtctgtggtgatgttccatatacagtctgtggtgatgttccatatacagtctgtggtgatgttccatatacagtctgtggtgatgttccctatacagtctgtggtgatgttccttatacagtctgtggtgaggttccatatacagtctgtggttatgttccatatacagtctgtggttatgtttcatatacagtctgtggttatgttccatatacagtctgtggttatgttccatatacagtctgtggtgatgttccatatacagtctgtggtgatgttccatatacagtctgtggtgatgttccatatacagtctgtggtgatgttccatatacagtctgtggttatgttccatatacagtctgtggttatgttccatatacagtctgtggtgatgttccatatacagtctgtggttatgttccatatacagtctgtggttatgttccatatacagtctgtggtgatgttccatatacagtctgtggtgatgttccatatacagtctgtggttatgttccatatacagtctgtggttatgttccatatacagtctgtggttatgtttcatatacagtctgtggtgatgttccatatacagtctgtggtgatgttccatatacagtctgtggttatgatccatatacagtctgtggtgatgttccatatacagtctgtggtgatgttccatatacagtctgtggttatgttccatatacagtctgtggttatgttccatatacagtctgtggttatgtgtgA